Below is a genomic region from Methanoregula sp..
GCCCCCGTTATGATAGAGGTATAATGTTGTTTTCGTACTGTTGACACCGGTCATAAAATTCAGGCTGGGTATTTTCTGAGGGACCGGCTGGGAAAATACGGAGATTGCGATAATGCTGACCAATACGGCTACAAGCGAGACGAGCAGGATAGCCCCAACTGTTTCTGATACTCCGGAGCTGATATCCATTTTTTGTCTTTTACTTCTGTCAGTTCGCATAGATTTCCCTCATTTTTATGGATGCCATCACATCACTCCGGATGCGATATTATTGAGCGCTACATAAAATTCCGCACGCTGGACATACAGGGACACATCTTTCCATTGGGGATCCGGGTTCGAACCGGTAATATTTATAAAAACCGTTGTTCTTTTCGAACCTGAGTTCCATGCACTCCCGGTTTTGTATGCGGACGAGTCGAGCTGTTCACGGAGGGCAATATCCCTGAAAATGTTCAGCCACGCCGCAGCTGTTGCATTATCTGCACTGCTGAACGAGAGATTAACCCACGTATTGGCGATATACGGATCCGTTGAGATATTGTATTTGGGACGGATTCTCTGGCGGGTATCCACCCGGGCCGGACCGTTGCCGCTCAGGCTCCCTCCCCCGACAACCTGGACGGGTGCGATATTGACAACAACGGACTTGTTGGCGGAATTGGTAAACGAGATCAGGGGCGAGATCCGGTTTGTGATGCCGTCATCCTGCGCGAGGAATACCCCGCCGAGCTGGTAGGAATACTTCTGCTGGATCCAGTATTTGTTATTCGAGCGGTATTCAAAAGAAGTAATATTGAGGGGGAATTCTCCTTTATCACCTGCTGAATTATCATAACTGCTGCTGTTTATGTCAAAAGTATCCCCGGTTGTGTTGATCAATATGGTCGCGGATGATGAAACCGGTTGGAGCATATAGAGAAAAAACCCCCCTGCCTGTGTGTTGCCGCCTCCGGTACCAAGATTAAAGGACGTGGATGTCATAACCGGGCTCAGGTTGTTGACCAGCATCGATGTCCGGATGTTGTCCAGCGTGAACTTATAGTCCGTGAACTGTTCGTTGATGCGGTTCATCTGGGCGATCTCATCCTCCCTGCCGTTGATCGGAACAACATAGACCATATACAAAGAGAGTACAGCAACAACGAGCGCCAGGAGCAGAACAAAACCGATTACTTCTGATAATGCCACATCATCGCTTGTATTTTTCATATCCAGTAGCATTTTGTTGTGAAAGACTTTATTTATAGTTACCGGGTTGGATATCAGCACCTGAAAGGACAGTTCCCGATCCGTAATCTCACTAACGGAATGGACGGGAAGTCAAACGGGAGACATACGGGGAGAACCGGTGAAGTCCTGCCCGGGAAAAAGACGATTTTATCGTTGCATAGGGTCATGTAACTTCTGATGCAACCGTATTGAAGACCACATCAAATTCCGCACGCTGGACGTAGAGCGAGGCATGTGAACCCGGGTTTGAAGGTTCAATTTTTATAAAAACGGTTGTCCTTTTTGAACCGGGATTCCACTCACTACTGATAATGTAGTCCGATGATCTGATTTTTTCGCTGGCGACAAGACTCTTAAATAGGTTCAGCCACATCGCAGCAGTTGCGTTATTTGAAGTAGTTATCGAAAGATTCACCCATTGGTTGTTGCGATATGTGGCTGATGAGATATTATAATTCGGAAGTATTTTCTGGCGGGTATCAATCCGTACCAGTGTGTTGCTGGTGTAACTTCCATTTCCTCTGACCTGGACAGGGACTACGTGGACAACGATGCTCTTATTGTCAGCATTGGTGATCGAAATGAGAGGAGAAATGCGGTTTATCGTGCCCTCATCCTGTGAAAGGAAAACACCCCCGAGCTGGTAGGAATACTGCTGCTGGATCCAGTAATAATTATCTGAGCTGTAATCAAGGGCAGTGATATTGAGGGGAAATTCTCCTATGGTATCATGAGATGCATGGTAATTGCTGCTGTCGATGTCGAAGGTATCTGCGGAAGTATTGATCGATATTTTTGCAGATGATGCGACCGGTTTGAACAAAGGAAATGAAAGAGTGCCCTGTTGTGAATTTCCCCCATTACCCAGGATCATGGTCGCAGACGAGATCACCGGAGTGACGTTCAACACAGGGCTCGGGCTATTGGTATTAATGAGGCGGGAAGTCCAGAGTGCGTCTAACGTAAGTTTGTAATCCGTGAATTGTTCCTCCACATAGTTCATCTGGTCGATCTCTTCCCCCCTTCCGTTGATCGGAACTACGTAGACCGTATACAAAGAGAGTGCAGCAATAATGACTGCCAGGAGCAAAACAAAACCGATTACTTCTGATAATGCCACGTCATTGCTGCGATTTTTCATATTCAGTAGCATTTTGTTGTGAAAGACTTTATTTATAGTTGCTGTGAGGGGTATCTTCGAAGAATGGGTTGCAGTCCGGTCTGATGGGAGAGATGCGGTGTTCTTTTTCTTTTTCACCCAATTTCCAATTTTTATACACTGCACAGAAGGGTTTTCATCTCCGCCCGCCAAAAAAATAGGGATACATTCATTCCATACCGGGGAATATTTTGAAAAATGCCATGACACTTTCCAAAGGCTGTGTTCTCTGTCACCAGGGTGCAAAGATGGTGCTCTTTGTTACGGGACGGTGCCACCGCACATGCTGGTACTGCCCGCTCTCTGCCGAGCGGAAGGGGACCGATACCATCTACGCAAACGAGCTTCCCGTGGATATACCCGCCCAGATCATCGACGTGGCCGAGAGCATGAGTGCGCTGGGCACCGGTATCACCGGCGGTGAGCCGCTGCTTGTTCTTGACAAGGTGACCGCGTATTGCCGGTTGCTGAAAGAACATTTTGGTCCGGAACACCAGATTCACCTGTACACCGCGAAGGCTCCTACGGATGCAGAACTGGCAGAGATGCAGGGGCTTGTCGATGAGATCCGGCTCCATCCCCCGCACGAATGCTGGGAGAAGATCCTTGATTCGGATTTTATCCGGTCAGCAAAGCGGGCCAGAGAGATGGGGTTTGACATCGGCATCGAGATTCCGGCATTACCCGGGCTCGAATACCTCATCCCTGCCCTGCCCAGTCTTGACTTCCTCAACATCAATGAACTGGAATGGGGGGAGTCAAACGCGTACCACATGCGGGAACGGGGGTACGAACTCGCCGATGAACTGCACAATGCAATTGACGGGGCAAAGGGCTGGGCAGAAGAACTCTGCCGGCATGACAAGGTGCACTGGTGCTCATCCGCGTTCAAGGACTCCGTGCAGCTGCGGGAACGGTTAAAAAGGATCGCTCATAATACCGCCCGTCCTTTTGATGAGATCACCGAAGACGGGACGATCGTGTATGGTGTCATAAAACCCTCTGAAACGGATAAAAGTGCCTGTCTTTTGCTCTGCAAAGACAAGTGCGAACCGGACAGCTACGAGGATTTTAGTGACCGGATCGAGATGGCATGGTGGCTGCTCACAAAATTTGCTGATGAGATGAAAGGAGAGAAGTATGTCATCGAGCGATACCCCAACAACGGCATGGTAGTCGAGGTGACCCCCTTATGATCCTCCGCACCCTGATCGATCCCCTGTACGAGCGCTACCTCCGCATGCAATGCCGGCATATGCCCAACCATATCGCTATCATCCAGGATGGCAACCGGCGGTACGCAAAACTGCTGGGGGTTGATACGGCAAGCGGGCACCGGGCCGGTGCAGACCGGACTGAAGAGATGCTGGACTGGGCACACGAACTCGGTATCAGCCATATCACCCTGTACACTTTCTCAACGGAGAACTTCTCAAGAAAACCTGAAGAGGTCAGCCATCTCTTTGCCCTGTTCAAAGAAAAATTTGTGAGCGTGCTTTCCGATGAACGGGTAAAAAAATATAAGATCCGTGTCCAGATGGTTGGGGACCGGTCCCTGCTTCCCGATGATCTGCGGGCCGCAATAGATGCCGCGGAAGCGGCTACAAAAGCCCACACCGGTTTCGTTCTCAACATCGCGCTTGCCTACGGGGGAAGAAATGAGATCGTCCTTGCCGCCCGGGAGATCCTTGCCGAAGTAGAGAATAACGGGATCAACCCGGATTCCATCGATGTCCATATGGTAGAGCAGCACCTTCACGCCGGAAAAGGGATTCCCCCGGTAGATCTCATCATCAGGACCGGGAATGAATGCCGAACCTCAAACTTCCTGCCATGGCTGGCAAACGGTCATGAATCTGCGGTGTATTTCTGTGCCCCGTTCTGGCCCCTGTTCCGGATGATCGATCTTTTGCGCGCCATCCGCATCTATGACCAGCGGATCTCGGCAAAGAATGGATCCGGCTATCTCTCATAAAAACCAGATCGCGTACTATATTTCCCTGTGCAGACAGATCAACCAAGTGACAGGTCATGACGGGAAAAAAAGAGACTGAGATCACGTGGCGTCATTCGTCTGTTGTTGTACGGGCAGATATCTTTTCAAAGGCGCACGAACAGGGAATTGATATCTCGGATGTGTGCAACCATGCACTCGCGGATCTGCTGGGGATCGACTACCGCCATCAGCACCTGGACAACGTGCCGGTAACCCGACCCGTCATCATCGCGAAAAATAATCCTCCCCCTGAAGAAAAAGGGCATATTACCGGGGCTCCTTCAGCAGCTCATACCCCGGTCATTAATGCCGACGACCCCTCCGCTATCGCAACGGTCAGGAACGCACAACGACAGCCCAAAGCAAAACCCGCCCCCAGGGAACCGGTCAGTGCCCCCTCTTCATTACCGGCGCCAGAGAAAACCGTCCCGTCCCCGTCTGCCGGAACCGCTCCCGCAGGAAAAGCAAAAAAACCGGCAGGGGCCAGGGCGCACAAAGAAGACGGGTTGAAACAATTTGTCACAACAAAGATCGCCCGGAGCGACATGCCTGATGCTGTGGTTTCCAAAGATGATATGTACCAGGCATTTACCCGATTCTGTCGGGAGCACAAATTCGCACCCGTGCCGGATCGCAAGTCATTCACGATTGCCCTGAAAAATAAATTCGCCTTTTTTGATAAGACGGTAAACGGTATACCCAGCTGGGTGAATGTCCGGTTACAATAATCTTTTTCGGGTCGTTGCGATTTTGTATGGGTAACGCATGAATTGAGTGGATTAAAATAATGATGGCAGATGCCCTACACTCCAAAACAGGATAAATGCCGCCGCACCTAAAAGGGACGCCTTTGCGGAGGTTTTAGTGATTAAAAGTTGTTCTCTGGAGAAAACCCATTTTTATGTAATATGTTGCCCCCCCTCTTGCGCCACCAGTCCCCCGTTGGGGGACGGGCGCAGTGTGATAGCCAAGGTTACAGGTAATACGTCGTCATCGCAACGAAGGGGTGCCCTAGTGGTGGGAGTGATGTCCCCGAGAGCGTCAGAGTTTTTATAAATGATTTCTCCAGAGCCAAAAGTTGAAACCTTCTTGCCCCGTCGTCTCTCGGAGAGGGCCTGATATGGGGAGACGTCACAAACGATTTTTTTGGTTATGTATCTTACCCGGATAAAACAACAACGAACCGGCTTCACTTCCCAAAACGACGCATCCGCGACTGGTAATCCCGCAGGATACGCAGGAAGTCCACTTTCCGGAAATATTTCCAGTTCACATCGGAAAAGAAGAGCTCGGAGTAAACCGATTGCCAGATGAGGAAATCGGTGAGATGATCCCCGCCGCTCTTGATCACCACATCGGGTGTATATTTGAATGTCAGGTAGGATTCAAGGAGTTTCTCGTCCACATCTTCCGGCGGGATGTGAGCCTCAGCCATCCTTCTGATACAGGCGGTGATCTCTTCCCTGCCGCTCTTCCCTATTGCCACTACCACATCCATACCCTCCCCGATAACTTCTTCATTGTCACCTACGTGGAGGATAAGCCGGGCGATGGTACCGATCTTCCTGATCTCCGATAAACATTTTTTCATATCCTCCGGAGACGGAGTTGCAATATGGAACGTAAGGCCACGAATCCCCGGTTGAACGGATGCATTGTGTTTTACCACAAACGCAGAGATCTCGTTACACCATGCAGTAGCCCGGTAGAGTTTATCCGGGGTATCTGCCATATCCTGCCTGCTGATCATGAAGCACACATGCTCCGGCAGGATGGTAATCTGCCGTTTGAGCATGTATTCATAAAGCCAGTATATCATGTCCTGCCTATAATTGTAGGTCAAAGGTAAAGAGACTTGAGGATTGCGGTTTGGCAGACTTGAGGTGTACCAGAGCTTCCTTTACCCAAATCAATAAAGTCGGATGGCACAGACATATGAGAAGAGATTATCATGCAGCCCTCCCTGCGGGAAGATTACCTGGAAGCAGTCCAGCTCTTCTCGGAAAAAAATACCCGCTTTCCCCTTACTGAAGAGCTTGCCACAGCACTTTCAAAGCCGGTGTCTGTTGTGAGTTCTGACATGGCAGAGCTGGTATCCCATGGCGATGTGATCGTGGCTGCTGACGGAGTTATCTCCCTGACCGGACAGGGAAAACAGACCGGGACCTGTGTCATGAAAAAACATGAGACCCTCCAGTGTTTTTTATCCGAAATTCTCGGCATGGACTCATCCCTGGCATCCGATGAAGCATGCACGCTCGAACATACGGTGTCGGATGAGACGATCGACCGGCTGGGAAAGCTGATCATAATCCATGATCATCCCCGGCATCATGGAAAAGGGAAAAATATAAAACCGGCGGGAGACGGGATATGCAATGTTGAGACGGATGGATTCTGCCAGTCTCCCAGCATCTCTGAATTCTCTGAGGGTGAAGAAGTCATCATCCAGTGTATCCATGGCAGGGCATGTGCCCAGCGCCTTCTCGATCTCGGTCTTGTGCCCGGAGAGCGTGCCATAATCCGGAGAAAGTTATCCAACGGCGCCGTCGTCATGCAGGTAAAAGGGTGCGATGTCGCGGTGAGCCCGGAGATTGCCTCGGCAATCGGTGTGGAGCGCTCACCATGAAAATTGCCCTCCTGGGAAATCCCGGAGTGGGAAAATCCCTCATCTTCAACCAGCTCACCGGTCTAGGCGTTGAAGTGAACCGGTACCCGGGCTCATCGGTGGCGCTGGAATGCGGCAATGTCTGCTACAAGCAGGAGAAGACCGAGATTGTAGACCTGCCGGGTATCTACTCCCTTGATGGCAACTCGGAAGAAGAGACGCTGGTGCGCACGTTCTTAACCAGTGGCGGGGCGGATGTGATTGTCGCCGTTCTCGATGCCACAAAACTTGAGAGAAACCTCTACCTTTTTGTGCAGGCCGCGGAGTTCTCCCCGAAGATGATCGCAGTCGTCAACATGACCGATGCCGCAGAACGGCAGGGTATGCACATCGATGCCGGTATCCTTTCTTCACATCTCGGAGTTCCGGTAATCCTTACTGCGGCATCGGAAGGAAAGAATATTGACCGGATTCTTCCGGTGGCACTGGGACAGGCAACCACCGCACAGGTTCACGTACCGTACGACCATCATATTGAAGCTGCCTTAAAAAGCCTGGAAAAGACGATCGGGACTCCCATGCCCACAAACCTGCTTGCCCTGCAGGGTTCCGGGAATGATCCGGTGCTGCTCGATGCTGCGGGGGCAATCGCACAGGAGATCGGGATGCGCCACCGGATGTCCGTTGGGCAAATCATAGCAACCAACCGGCATAACTTTGCCCGGGACATTGCGACAGCCGCAGTCCACACAAGTGCGCAGAAGAAACCGTATGATCTCGACAGCTTGCTCACCCGGACAATTCCCGGCATCCCCATCCTCTGTACCATTCTCTTCCTGCTGCTCCTCTCCGTTTTTTTGATCGGCTCATGGATGGAGGGGATCATCGTTGCGGCATTCACAACCTCAATCATTACCCCGTTTACTGCACTCGCATTGCCACCCCTGTGGAACCAGATCGGATTTTCCCTCCTGGTTGCTCTTCAGGCAGGTTTTGGGATCGCATTTCCCTTTGTCTTTACCTTCTATATCGGACTCTCCCTTCTCGAGGATACCGGGTATATGACCCGGGCTGCTTTCCTTGCAGACCGGGCCATGCACCGGATCGGGCTTCACGGGGAGGCAATTATTCCCATGGTGATCGGTTTCGGGTGCACGGTGCCTGCGATCATGAGCCTGCGCCTGCTCAAGACCCGCAGGGAACAGACGATCGCAGCGTTCCTTGTCACCATGATCCCCTGCTCCGCCCGGACCGTGGTTATTGCCGGGATCGTTGCGGCTTTTGTGGGCATCATCTGGGCATTCTCCATCTACCTGATCGTCTTTGTCCTCCTCATTCTCACCGCCGTCGTGCTCAGCCGGATCACCCCCGGAGAGCAGTTCGGCATGATCGTCGAGATGTCAACGCTCAGGAGACCGCAGGCTCACCTCGTGCTGGCAAAATCCTGGATCCGGATCAAAGAGTTCCTCTTCATTGCCATGCCGGTCCTGATCGTCACCAGCATCCTTCTTGGTCTCTTCCAGTATCTCGGGCTGACCGAATTGTTCGAGCAGATGGTTGCTCCTGTTACCGTCACCCTGCTCGGATTGCCCGGCTACGCATCTACGGCACTCCTGTTCGGTGTGTTCAGGAAGGAACTGGCCTTCGAAACGCTTGCCGTGCTTGCCGGTACGGCAGATCTCGGTTCGGTGATGACCAGTGTCCAGCTGTACACGTTTGCGATCGTGAGCGTGCTCTTTGTTCCCTGTGTATCTACCATTGCGGTCCTGTACCGGCAATTGGGAGCCAGAATTGCCATAATTACTTCAATTTACACGGTTTTTCTCGGCCTTTTTATAGGAGTTATTATAAACCTTCTCATGAAATGATCAAATCATAAATGTACTCTTATAAGACAGGCATCGAGCAGATCGATAAGTTGTCCGGCGGATTTGAAGCTGGGGCCAATATTCTCATCCTTGCACCCCCAATGAGCTACGCCGATCAGCTTGCTTATGCCCTGACAAAACCCGCTGTCGGTGAATATGCCATAACCCTCTCCACCAACGAACGGGCAGCCGAAGTGGTGGATTTTTTTAAGGTCGCAGGATCGGACAAGCGGTTTATCGGGGTTATAGATGCCATCACCAAGAGTTCAACCCCAAGCATAGTCGATACCCCAAGACTCATGTTTGTCTCAAGCCCTACCGATCTCACAGGAATAGGGATTAAATTTTCCAATATGATCGAGACCATTTTTGAAGGCGATTTCTCCGATGGTGAGGCAGGTCTCTTCCCGCCCCCGATCCGGTTCTGCGTGAATTCCATCTCCACCCTGCTCATGTACCGCAAGCTTGAGGTGTTGTACCAGTTCCTCCATGTCCTCACCGCCAAAATAAAAAAGATCGACGGTGTGGGCATCTATATCTTAAACAGCGAGTCATTCGATGACAAGACGCTGTCCTTAATCAAGCAGCTGATGAACTGCGTTATTGAGATCAAGATCGAGCAGAACATCAGCTACCTGCGTATCATGGGAATACGGGGAATCAACCCGGACTGGCAGAAGTTTTCCGTCAATAAAGGGCAGGTGACCATACTCCTATGATACCTACGGGAATTAATGGTCTTGATGACATGCTGGGCGATGGTATACCAGAAGGCAGCAAAATGGTGTACAGCATGGAGGCCGGCGTCAACGGACAGCTCTTCATGCTATCAACGCTGGCCAGTGCTCTTGCAAAAAAACTCTCATGCCTGGTTATCCTTCCCTATACAACTGTTGATTCGTTCCGGCGTGATGCAATGGCCACGCGGTCAGGATCAATCGATCTCTGCTCAAAAAATCTTACCTATATCGATGCGATTGACCGGGAGAGGATCCAGAAGAGTACCCGGTCAGCAGATACGGCACAAAAAGAGTGGAGAGCGAAGGTCGCAAAGATCTGCCGGGATAAGCAGGTAGATGTCATATTTGTCTATATTGATCTTCTCTGTGAGGACTTTGGGATCGAGCAGGCACTCGATATTTTTGAGGAGGAAAACGACGAACCGAAGCGGACCTTGATCGTTGAATATCTCAACCTTGAGGGAGAAACGCAACTCGACCGGTTCATCCATGACTTCGCTTTTGATGTCGTGATTTCCATAAAGTCTTCATTCCCCCCCATGGCGTCGTTCGATTATTTTACGCTTGTTCATACCTCCTGGTCACCCCTGCCTGCGCGTTCCGTTCCCTTTATCATTACAGAAGGCCGCATTGCCCCATATATCCCGCGGATCGTGGTTACAGGACCCGCAAAAGCCGGGAAATCCACCTTTATCACTACGGCATCCCATGACGGGTTATCAGTAGACCGGTTTGGACTGGATAATGATTCGACAACCGTAGCAATGGATTTTGGATTACTCGACTGGAAGGGCTTTTATATCACGCTCTACGGGACACCCGGACAACCACGGTTCGATCTGATGATTCCGGGGATGTTCAAACATGCGATGGGAGTTATCCTGATCGTGGACGCAACCAAACCCGAGTCCCTTCCCCGGGCAAAACAGATGATCGGTCTGATAACAGAGCGTAATATGCCGATGATTATCGCGGCAAATAAAAAAGATCTCCCCTCCCGGCTGAGCGAGGCAGAGATCCGCACCGCACTGGAGATACGAAAGGATATCCGGGTCGTCTTTCTCTCAGCAAAAAAGAAAGCGGAAGTTAAGCGTATGCTTCGATCCTTTGTAGATTTCATTACGCAATTTCCGTACTGAGGTGTGAATAAATGCTGCTGTTGCGGAATTCCGGTCGTAAGGTGTACCCATGCTGACGTTTGTCGGGCTGGGCCTCTATGATAAGACCGATATATCGGAAAAAGGACTTGCCTGCATCCGGCATGCCGACCATATTTATCTTGAATGCTACACCTCCCGGCTCATGGGCACAACGATAGAAGAACTAGGGGACTATTACGAAAAACCCGTTCACCCCCTCTACCGGGAAGACGTGGAACAGCACCCGGAATCGATGCTCGATAAGGCAGAAAACAGCCACGTCGTATTTCTCTGTGCGGGAGACCCGATGGTCTCTACTACCCACGCGGATCTCCGTATGCGTGCTGCAGAACGGGGGATCCGGACCGCAATCGTGCATGCGGCATCCATTGCAAGCGCAGTCTGCGGGGTGTCCGGGCTCCAGAACTACCGGTTCGGCAAGTCCTGCTCGGTGCCCTTCCCCCAGAAGAACTGGTCGCCGACTACACCGATCGACGTAATCGCACAGAACCTCTCCCTGCGGTTGCATACCCTTGTCTATCTTGATATCCAGAACGAGCGGTATATGACCGTGCCGGAAGCAGTTGTCCTCCTGGAAGAGATGGCCGTTAAAAAAGGGTGCCAGATCCCGTTATACGTCGGCATTGCCCGGGCGGGTTCTGATGAGCCGGTCATTATTGCCGGTCCGGCAGAGAAGGTCCATGCCGGTGATTTCGGTCCCCCGCTCCACATCCTCATTGTCCCGGCTGAACTGCATGAGATGGAGCGCCAATACCTGGAGATGTTTGCCGGCCTATGAAGATCACAGAATGCCGGGATGCACTCGCTGCTGCTCTTTCCCACACCCGGAGTACAGCATGCCAGCACACGCCCCTTGAGCGCGACGCCCTTTCCATCGTAGAAATGGCGCAGGCTTACGAGAAAGACGGATCTACATTTTACAGAGCAGGAGATCTTGCCAATGCGCTTGCAGCATTCTGGTATGGGGCCGGCTGGCTGCACTTCGGCATTTCATCCGGTCTCCTGATCTGTGACCGTCAGAATCCCTTCTGCCCGTTTACCGGACCACGGGAGAAACTGCCCCTGGTGCTTGCAGAAAAACTGGAGGAGAAGACCCATCGCTACGAACGGCTGCTGAACACTGCCCGGTTATCGGTGGAATGTGCAGGTGAGCCGGCAACGATCAGCTATGATTTTGCCGGGAAAGTTCTGTTCATTGTCCTGCTGTACGCTGAACAGGGTGCCCGGTACCGTCAGGCAGGAGCATATGAAGATGCACTTGCCTGCTTCAGTTACGGGCATGGGTGGCTGGATGCGGGAGTTACATGCGGATACTTCCGTATCCTGGCAAACCGGGATATTTTCACGGTATAAGGGGGCGAACCTGCCCTTGGGGATCGCGTTAACCTTTCCCTATTTAAGATCAAGCGTTTATACTATGCATCATAACCTGTCTAGATAACAACCAGTAACTCCAATCATCGCCGGTTGTTGAGGGGTTTTTATGGAGAAGTCGCAGGTCAAATGGCTTTATATTTCGGTGGGATTCTCGCTAGCCATCCTGCTCATCATCCTGTACTTCACCATCAATGAAAATACCCTCACGTATCTCCAGCAGGTCAATCCCTGGTTCTTACTCCTTGCTTTTATGACGCATCTCTTAACGATGTGTTTCTGGGCATTGCGAGTCCAGAAGATGACCGGGTCCCTGGGATACCGGATAGGGTTTTTTTACAGCCTGAATCTCGTTTTTGCAAACCTGCTCGCTGCTTCAGTCACCCCGGCACAGGCAGGTGGAGAACCGGTCCGGATTCACGAGCTCTATAAAGCAAATGTCCCTCTTGGCGATGCGACAGCGATCGTCATCATGGAACGGGTGCTCGATGGGATCGTCCTTGCCATGCTTGCCGCGTTTGCCATGATCGTCCTGACCGATCAATGGAAGAGCCTCGGCGCAGTTTCCGAGATCATGGTTTTTATCACCTGGATCTTTGTCATCGGCTGTCTCTTCCTGTTTTACCTTGCCATCAGAAGACCCGATGTCGTAAAAAAGGTGGTCAGCCGGTGTGCCGGTTTCTTTACAAAAACCTGGGAGAGTAAACGGGTAGAAGAACTGCTTGTCCGTGCCGATAAGGAGATCGATAATTTTCAGGCTGCGGTGATCAAGTTCGTCAGGAGCGCCAAAGGCGGGCTTGCCTGGGGCATGCTCTTTACCCTGCTCTACTGGGTATCCGAGATTGTGACAGCCTCCCTGATCCTTATGGGGCTCGGCCAGCCGCCCCTGTTTTTGGAATCCTTTGTTATCCAGCTTATCCTGTGCATCCTGATGATGATGCCCTTAACTCCGGGAAGTTCCGGTATCGCGGAGGTGGGGGCAACCTCCATGTATGCCCTGTTCATCCCGGCATCGATTGTGGGTATCTTTGTCGTGATATGGCGGATCGTGATGTACTACTTCAATATCGCCCTGGGCATCATATCCAGTCTTATTATTGTCCGCCGTGAAGCTCACCGGCGCGAGTGAGCAGAACCCCGGGTCACCTTAACTCTTATCATAGATCACGGCAATCTCTCTGCACGGACATGACGCAGGTGAAATGCGAGGTCAAAGGTGTCTTTGTCGCGATGAGCAATGCCGCTACCGTTCCTCTCGTCGTACTATCAGATGGCAATGATCGGATCTTACCGATTTTCATCGGGATCTGGGAGGCGGTCTCCATCAACAGCGCACAGATAAAAGAAGTGCTGCCACGACCGTTTACCCATGATCTCTTCATCGATCTCTGTGACAAATTCGCAATCACGCT
It encodes:
- a CDS encoding DUF357 domain-containing protein — its product is MKITECRDALAAALSHTRSTACQHTPLERDALSIVEMAQAYEKDGSTFYRAGDLANALAAFWYGAGWLHFGISSGLLICDRQNPFCPFTGPREKLPLVLAEKLEEKTHRYERLLNTARLSVECAGEPATISYDFAGKVLFIVLLYAEQGARYRQAGAYEDALACFSYGHGWLDAGVTCGYFRILANRDIFTV
- the dph5 gene encoding diphthine synthase gives rise to the protein MLTFVGLGLYDKTDISEKGLACIRHADHIYLECYTSRLMGTTIEELGDYYEKPVHPLYREDVEQHPESMLDKAENSHVVFLCAGDPMVSTTHADLRMRAAERGIRTAIVHAASIASAVCGVSGLQNYRFGKSCSVPFPQKNWSPTTPIDVIAQNLSLRLHTLVYLDIQNERYMTVPEAVVLLEEMAVKKGCQIPLYVGIARAGSDEPVIIAGPAEKVHAGDFGPPLHILIVPAELHEMERQYLEMFAGL
- a CDS encoding flippase-like domain-containing protein, which translates into the protein MEKSQVKWLYISVGFSLAILLIILYFTINENTLTYLQQVNPWFLLLAFMTHLLTMCFWALRVQKMTGSLGYRIGFFYSLNLVFANLLAASVTPAQAGGEPVRIHELYKANVPLGDATAIVIMERVLDGIVLAMLAAFAMIVLTDQWKSLGAVSEIMVFITWIFVIGCLFLFYLAIRRPDVVKKVVSRCAGFFTKTWESKRVEELLVRADKEIDNFQAAVIKFVRSAKGGLAWGMLFTLLYWVSEIVTASLILMGLGQPPLFLESFVIQLILCILMMMPLTPGSSGIAEVGATSMYALFIPASIVGIFVVIWRIVMYYFNIALGIISSLIIVRREAHRRE